One window of the Populus nigra chromosome 4, ddPopNigr1.1, whole genome shotgun sequence genome contains the following:
- the LOC133692652 gene encoding probable aldo-keto reductase 2, which produces MATVKRIKLGSQGLEVSAQGLGCMGMSAAYGPPKPESDMIALIHHAVNTGVTLLDTSDVYGPHTNEIVLGKALKAGGLRQRVELATKFGISIKDGSFEIRGDPAYVRDACEASLKRLQLESIDLYYQHRIDTSVPIEATMGELKKLVEEGKIKYIGLSEASASTIRRAHAVHPITAVQLEWSLWSRDVEEEIVPTCRELGIGIVAYSPLGRGFFSSGPKLVESLTDGDFRKHLPRFRPENLEHNTQLFERVKEIAARKQCTSSQLALAWVHHQGDDVCPIPGTTKIENFNQNVGALSVKLTPEEMAELESIASSDAVRGDRSGHGMPTFKDSDTPPLTSWKAV; this is translated from the exons ATGGCAACAGTGAAAAGGATCAAGCTGGGGTCACAGGGTCTTGAAGTATCAGCACAGGGACTTGGATGCATGGGCATGTCTGCCGCCTACGGCCCTCCAAAGCCTGAATCGGACATGATCGCCCTCATCCACCATGCCGTCAACACCGGGGTCACTTTACTCGACACCTCCGATGTCTATGGACCCCACACCAACGAAATCGTTCTGGGCAAGGCCTTGAAGGCGGGAGGATTACGACAGAGAGTTGAATTGGCCACCAAATTTGGCATCAGCATTAAGGACGGCAGTTTTGAGATTCGAGGGGATCCTGCATATGTGAGAGATGCTTGTGAGGCCAGCTTGAAACGCCTTCAACTTGAATCCATTGATCTTTATTACCAACATCGCATTGATACCAGCGTTCCTATTGAAGCCACG ATGGGGGAACTCAAGAAACTAGTTGAAGAAGGTAAAATAAAGTATATAGGTCTGTCTGAGGCCTCTGCTTCAACAATCAGAAGAGCTCACGCTGTTCATCCGATAACAGCCGTGCAGTTGGAGTGGTCACTGTGGTCAAGAGATGTGGAGGAAGAGATTGTTCCTACCTGCAG AGAACTTGGCATTGGGATTGTTGCTTACAGTCCTCTAGGACGGGGATTCTTTTCCTCTGGGCCTAAGTTGGTTGAGAGCCTTACAGATGGTGACTTCAGAAAG CATTTGCCTAGGTTCCGACCTGAAAATCTTGAACATAATACACAACTATTTGAGCGGGTTAAGGAAATCGCAGCAAGGAAACAGTGCACTTCATCGCAGCTGGCGTTGGCCTGGGTACACCACCAGGGTGATGATGTATGTCCTATTCCTGGAACCACCAAGATCGAAAACTTCAACCAGAATGTTGGAGCTCTGTCTGTCAAACTAACGCCAGAAGAAATGGCTGAACTCGAATCAATAGCTTCTTCAGATGCTGTAAGGGGAGATAGGTCTGGCCATGGCATGCCTACATTCAAGGATTCAGATACTCCACCTCTTACATCATGGAAAGCTGTATAG
- the LOC133691237 gene encoding protein WHAT'S THIS FACTOR 1 homolog, chloroplastic: MALYLSSPSQTGCFLKYTFLPSSTPSELHANPSLTCRKPRYKRLFISCSAPKIVRDVSLDKHVVRQSRIRFVQKLKTLLLSKPKHYIPLHILSKCRSYLSLTKPCSIRSMIYRYPSIFEIFPMPTPPLPLNATKPYYQLCVRLTPAAAALAAQELRLQSEISTDLANKLQKLLMLSSHRRLVLSKLVHLAPDLGLPANFRSRLCNDHPDKFRTVDTSYGRALELVSWDEQLAIPLPAPKVSRELIVDRPLKFKQLTLRKGLNLKRRHRDFLVKLGDLPDVCPYNTCLEEFAKESFEAEKRACAVVREVLAMTVEKRTLIDHLTHFRKEFGLSNKLRGMIIRHPELFYVSLKGLRDSVFLVEGFDENGKLLENDRTSVIKDQLMKLVSEAKRLRRERRKRGKYGNDTGDSNDVDENDELLDAFDDYDDGFENVFDSEDSGFDYEFIDKDDKYNEFDGYGENGELWTADTSFDGTRDGGGSREPW; this comes from the coding sequence ATGGCTTTGTACCTGTCTTCCCCTTCCCAAACCGGTTGTTTCCTCAAGTACACCTTCCTCCCATCGAGTACTCCTTCTGAGCTACATGCAAATCCCTCCCTGACTTGTAGAAAACCCAGATACAAGCGTCTTTTCATATCTTGCTCAGCTCCAAAAATTGTTCGTGATGTTTCACTAGACAAGCACGTTGTGAGACAAAGTAGGATTCGGTTTGTTCAAAAGCTTAAAACGCTGCTGTTGTCCAAACCAAAACATTACATTCCGCTCCACATTCTTTCCAAATGTCGTTCCTATCTTTCACTCACGAAACCTTGTTCAATCCGCTCTATGATTTATCGTTACCCTtccatttttgaaatatttccaATGCCGACACCTCCGTTGCCATTAAATGCCACCAAGCCTTACTATCAGCTGTGTGTTCGTCTGACCCCAGCTGCTGCAGCCCTTGCTGCACAGGAACTTCGTCTTCAATCTGAAATTTCCACTGATTTAGCCAACAAACTGCAGAAGCTTCTCATGCTCTCTTCTCATCGCCGACTTGTCTTGTCGAAGCTGGTTCATCTTGCACCTGATCTCGGGCTTCCCGCTAATTTTCGATCTCGCCTCTGCAATGACCACCCTGATAAATTCAGGACTGTTGACACCTCGTACGGTCGTGCACTTGAGCTTGTATCGTGGGATGAACAGCTGGCTATTCCTTTGCCCGCTCCGAAAGTTTCTCGTGAGTTGATAGTGGACAGGCCTTTGAAATTCAAGCAGTTGACACTTCGAAAGGGTCTTAATTTGAAGAGACGTCACCGAGATTTCCTGGTCAAGTTGGGAGACTTGCCTGATGTGTGTCCATATAACACATGTTTAGAAGAATTTGCTAAGGAGTCCTTTGAGGCTGAGAAGAGAGCTTGTGCGGTTGTAAGAGAGGTGTTGGCCATGACAGTTGAAAAGAGGACTTTAATAGACCACTTGACGCATTTCAGGAAGGAATTTGGGCTGTCCAACAAGTTGAGAGGGATGATTATAAGGCACCCAGAGTTATTTTATGTGAGCTTGAAGGGCCTAAGGGATTCTGTGTTCTTGGTCGAGGGATTTGATGAGAATGGTAAACTTCTGGAAAATGATCGAACTTCAGTCATAAAAGATCAGTTGATGAAGTTGGTCAGTGAAGCAAAGAGGTTGAGACGAGAAAGGAGAAAGCGTGGTAAGTATGGCAATGATACTGGAGACTCCAATGATGTTGATGAGAATGATGAATTGCTCGACGCTTTTGATGACTATGATGATGGTTTCGAGAATGTGTTTGACTCTGAAGATTCAGGCtttgattatgaatttattgacAAAGATGACAAATACAATGAGTTTGATGGTTATGGGGAGAATGGAGAGTTATGGACTGCTGATACTTCCTTTGATGGCACCAGAGATGGGGGAGGCTCCAGGGAACCTTGGTAG
- the LOC133690861 gene encoding fanconi-associated nuclease 1 homolog isoform X1 codes for MLRGRESLIRLVGKRRRFLPNRKSLLSDSTSIISNSHPPQTPLNLGKTDENEDGIIMSMESEQKSKSPQSSDSVTCPVCSSKLAAQDHIINSHLDACLTRGTKRKLTQRTLFQLNFCSQPMVCSRSSDVKKLGTGNVQEDAAVGFDNSTAVDENEGNLGTLVPMGEAVLGISMDGSPMKQKLIDDDGINSRVDSSLLNLRSEVTKCIEAITVDDISGETALGTSAGGSTMKQKLIDDDRINGQVDPSLLSLRSEVMKSIEAVPVGDISGVFLETFIVGRRFSVEKELNLGANICLLRETDNAKDPNAIQVLLADSRCCKVLGYLPRELAQYLSPLIDKYSLTFKGCITSVPKHYLDVVPIQIECCEVMLESNKDHTEIEDFTCSWKNVLHVAESAKNYPPSMTKYQQNFWVLIQEVLKSNPHLFTNDEKMFLESFISLSDDSQRLFVRLYTRKGPWFRMSNISYPEVTDSQQAIMDLSAMGYMCSFKGVDELQENDMEKILNLLTVSELREIASMSKNGTRVTRKQDLIASVFSSYEDGVCPFLPIAILDRTGICIKISSKAESLIWRAERLFFLNGEQDLSAFLLVDLGIIKYPAYHCIISEQIFSARSDVIAYEEAIEVAQMMDESLDENKSESVLRCIKIAESRMSHTKASHSTASELVTAFFSCFSASWVYSKVLFLGVSFLERERRYMDAINLLKRLLFIFTCDGRRGNWTLRLSIDLEHVGCPNESLLVAEDGLLDPWVRAGSRMALQRRVLRLGKPPRRWKAPSFSLFIKRKIREVHIQGRPLNCEAGIKSRFYGEDGAQCGVEQLALQYYAGQGGGWQGVHTESGIWLTIFALLMWDIIFSDLPNVFRNRFQTAPLDLETDNFYPARKSLIESQLQKIYDGTAEMILITSWELHSGTACRGVNWDRHSLPELRAAVTCVGGPCLASLCRHLAQDYRSWSSGMPDLLLWRFHGEYKGEAKLVEVKGPRDCLSEQQRAWLLLLMDCGFNTEVCKVSIMPLST; via the exons ATGTTGAGGGGACGGGAGAGCTTGATCCGATTGGTTGGTAAGCGCCGAAGATTCCTCCCCAATCGTAAATCTCTTCTTTCCGATTCCACTTCCATTATCTCTAACTCTCACCCTCCTCAG ACGCCTTTGAATTTGGGAAAAACGGATGAAAATGAAGATGGAATAATAATGTCAATGGAGAGTGAACAGAAATCCAAATCACCGCAGTCTTCAGATTCGGTAACATGCCCTGTTTGTTCCTCTAAGCTTGCTGCTCAAGACCACATCATCAACTCTCATTTAg ATGCATGCCTAACTAGAGGAACCAAACGGAAATTGACGCAGCGCACCCTCTTCCAACTCAACTTCTGCTCACAACCAATGGTGTGTAGTAGGTCTAGTGATGTAAAGAAGTTGGGAACAGGAAATGTACAGGAGGATGCGGCAGTTGGTTTTGACAACTCTACTGCAGTCGATGAAAATGAAGGTAATTTAGGCACATTGGTTCCAATGGGGGAGGCTGTTTTAGGAATTAGCATGGATGGTTCACCTATGAAACAAAAACTGATTGATGACGATGGGATCAACAGCCGAGTTGATTCCTCTTTGTTGAATTTGAGAAGTGAGGTCACGAAATGTATTGAGGCAATAACTGTGGATGACATATCAGGGGAGACTGCTTTAGGAACTAGTGCTGGTGGTTCGACTATGAAGCAAAAACTGATTGATGATGATCGGATCAATGGCCAAGTTGATCCCTCTTTGTTGAGTTTGAGAAGTGAGGTCATGAAATCTATTGAGGCTGTACCTGTGGGTGACATATCAGGGGTGTTTCTTGAAACCTTCATTGTTGGACGTAGATTTAGTGTTGAAAAGGAATTAAATCTTGGTGCAAACATCTGTCTTTTGAGAGAGACAGATAATGCCAAAGATCCCAATGCTATCCAG GTTCTTTTGGCAGATTCCAGATGCTGTAAAGTGCTGGGTTATCTCCCCCGAGAATTAGCTCAATATTTGTCTCCTCTAATTGATAAGTACTCACTGACCTTTAAG GGATGCATAACTTCTGTTCCAAAACATTATCTTGATGTTGTTCCCATTCAAATCGAATGTTGCGAAGTTATGTTAGAAAGCAATAAAGACCATACTGAAATTGAGGACTTCACATGTTCATGGAAAAATGTTCTTCATGTGGCTGAATCTGCCAAGAATTATCCACCTAGTATGACGAAATATCAACAAAACTTTTGGGTGTTGATACAAGAGGTTTTAAAAAGTAATCCCCATCTTTTCACCAATgatgaaaaaatgtttttag AATCATTTATTTCTCTATCAGATGACAGTCAGAGGCTTTTTGTTCGGCTCTATACACgtaaag GACCATGGTTTCGGATGTCCAATATTTCATACCCAGAAGTTACTGATTCTCAGCAGGCTATCATGGATCTTTCTg CAATGGGTTATATGTGCTCCTTTAAAGGAGTGGATGAACTACAAGAGAATGACATGgaaaagattttgaatttacTCACTGTGTCTGAGCTACGTGAAATTGCATCCATGTCCAAG AATGGTACTCGTGTTACAAGAAAACAGGATCTTATTGCATCTGTTTTTTCATCCTATGAAGATGGAGTAtg CCCATTCCTACCAATCGCTATATTGGATAGAACAGGAATTTGTATTAAGATATCTTCAAAAGCTGAGTCGCTTATCTGGCGCGCTGAG AGACTTTTCTTCCTGAATGGAGAGCAGGATCTGTCAGCATTCCTACTAGTTGATTTGGGCATCATCAAGTATCCAGCATACCACTGCATAATATCGGAACAAATTTTCTCAGCTCGAAGTGACGTTATAGCTTATGAAGAG GCAATTGAAGTGGCACAAATGATGGATGAATCTCTTGATGAAAACAAAAGTGAATCAGTACTTAGATGCATAAAGATAGCTGAGTCTCGCATGTCTCATACTAAAGCAAGTCACTCAACAGCCTCTGAATTGGTGACTGCTTTTTTCTCATGCTTTTCAGCATCCTGGGTATACTCTAAAGTGCTCTTTCTAGGAGTTTCTTTTCTTGAGCGCGAGCGGAG GTACATGGATGCAATTAATTTGTTGAAGAGgttgctttttattttcacttgtgATGGAAGAAGGGGGAACTGGACACTGAGATTGTCTATTGATTTGGAGCACGTGGGCTGTCCCAATGAGAGCCTTTTAGTTGCTGAAGATGGGTTATTGGATCCATGGGTACGTGCTGGTTCAAGAATGGCATTGCAAAGGCGCGTTCTTCGCCTGGGAAAACCACCAAGGCGCTGGAAAGCTCCTAGTTTCTCATTGTTTATAAAGAGGAAGATCAGAGAG GTTCATATTCAAGGAAGACCTTTGAACTGTGAAGCTGGAATAAAGAGCAGATTCTATGGAGAAGATGGGGCACAATGTGGAGTTGAGCAGCTTGCTTTACAGTATTATGCTGGTCAAGGTGGTGGATGGCAGGGTGTTCATACAGAAAGTGGAATTTGGTTAACAATTTTTGCGCTTCTTATGTGGGACATTATATTTTCTGATTTACCAAATGTCTTCCGCAACAGATTTCAG acTGCTCCCTTGGATTTAGAGACTGATAACTTCTATCCAGCAAGAAAGAGCCTTATAGAATCCCAGTTGCAGAAAATTTATGATGGCACGGCGGAGATGATCCTCATCACATCATGGGAATTGCATTCAGGAACAGCTTGTAGGGGTGTTAATTGGGACCGGCATTCTCTCCCGGAACTTCGAGCCGCTGTTACCTGCGTTGGAGGCCCTTGTTTGGCCTCTCTCTGCCGACACCTTGCTCAAGATTATCGGAGCTGGTCCAGTGGAATGCCAGATTTGTTGCTGTGGCGCTTCCATGGAGAATACAAAGGTGAAGCCAAGCTTGTTGAAGTTAAAGGCCCCAGGGATTGCCTCTCTGAGCAGCAACGAGCATGGTTGCTGCTACTAATGGATTGTGGGTTCAACACTGAAGTATGTAAAGTAAGCATTATGCCATTATCCACATGA
- the LOC133690861 gene encoding fanconi-associated nuclease 1 homolog isoform X2, with protein MSMESEQKSKSPQSSDSVTCPVCSSKLAAQDHIINSHLDACLTRGTKRKLTQRTLFQLNFCSQPMVCSRSSDVKKLGTGNVQEDAAVGFDNSTAVDENEGNLGTLVPMGEAVLGISMDGSPMKQKLIDDDGINSRVDSSLLNLRSEVTKCIEAITVDDISGETALGTSAGGSTMKQKLIDDDRINGQVDPSLLSLRSEVMKSIEAVPVGDISGVFLETFIVGRRFSVEKELNLGANICLLRETDNAKDPNAIQVLLADSRCCKVLGYLPRELAQYLSPLIDKYSLTFKGCITSVPKHYLDVVPIQIECCEVMLESNKDHTEIEDFTCSWKNVLHVAESAKNYPPSMTKYQQNFWVLIQEVLKSNPHLFTNDEKMFLESFISLSDDSQRLFVRLYTRKGPWFRMSNISYPEVTDSQQAIMDLSAMGYMCSFKGVDELQENDMEKILNLLTVSELREIASMSKNGTRVTRKQDLIASVFSSYEDGVCPFLPIAILDRTGICIKISSKAESLIWRAERLFFLNGEQDLSAFLLVDLGIIKYPAYHCIISEQIFSARSDVIAYEEAIEVAQMMDESLDENKSESVLRCIKIAESRMSHTKASHSTASELVTAFFSCFSASWVYSKVLFLGVSFLERERRYMDAINLLKRLLFIFTCDGRRGNWTLRLSIDLEHVGCPNESLLVAEDGLLDPWVRAGSRMALQRRVLRLGKPPRRWKAPSFSLFIKRKIREVHIQGRPLNCEAGIKSRFYGEDGAQCGVEQLALQYYAGQGGGWQGVHTESGIWLTIFALLMWDIIFSDLPNVFRNRFQTAPLDLETDNFYPARKSLIESQLQKIYDGTAEMILITSWELHSGTACRGVNWDRHSLPELRAAVTCVGGPCLASLCRHLAQDYRSWSSGMPDLLLWRFHGEYKGEAKLVEVKGPRDCLSEQQRAWLLLLMDCGFNTEVCKVSIMPLST; from the exons ATGTCAATGGAGAGTGAACAGAAATCCAAATCACCGCAGTCTTCAGATTCGGTAACATGCCCTGTTTGTTCCTCTAAGCTTGCTGCTCAAGACCACATCATCAACTCTCATTTAg ATGCATGCCTAACTAGAGGAACCAAACGGAAATTGACGCAGCGCACCCTCTTCCAACTCAACTTCTGCTCACAACCAATGGTGTGTAGTAGGTCTAGTGATGTAAAGAAGTTGGGAACAGGAAATGTACAGGAGGATGCGGCAGTTGGTTTTGACAACTCTACTGCAGTCGATGAAAATGAAGGTAATTTAGGCACATTGGTTCCAATGGGGGAGGCTGTTTTAGGAATTAGCATGGATGGTTCACCTATGAAACAAAAACTGATTGATGACGATGGGATCAACAGCCGAGTTGATTCCTCTTTGTTGAATTTGAGAAGTGAGGTCACGAAATGTATTGAGGCAATAACTGTGGATGACATATCAGGGGAGACTGCTTTAGGAACTAGTGCTGGTGGTTCGACTATGAAGCAAAAACTGATTGATGATGATCGGATCAATGGCCAAGTTGATCCCTCTTTGTTGAGTTTGAGAAGTGAGGTCATGAAATCTATTGAGGCTGTACCTGTGGGTGACATATCAGGGGTGTTTCTTGAAACCTTCATTGTTGGACGTAGATTTAGTGTTGAAAAGGAATTAAATCTTGGTGCAAACATCTGTCTTTTGAGAGAGACAGATAATGCCAAAGATCCCAATGCTATCCAG GTTCTTTTGGCAGATTCCAGATGCTGTAAAGTGCTGGGTTATCTCCCCCGAGAATTAGCTCAATATTTGTCTCCTCTAATTGATAAGTACTCACTGACCTTTAAG GGATGCATAACTTCTGTTCCAAAACATTATCTTGATGTTGTTCCCATTCAAATCGAATGTTGCGAAGTTATGTTAGAAAGCAATAAAGACCATACTGAAATTGAGGACTTCACATGTTCATGGAAAAATGTTCTTCATGTGGCTGAATCTGCCAAGAATTATCCACCTAGTATGACGAAATATCAACAAAACTTTTGGGTGTTGATACAAGAGGTTTTAAAAAGTAATCCCCATCTTTTCACCAATgatgaaaaaatgtttttag AATCATTTATTTCTCTATCAGATGACAGTCAGAGGCTTTTTGTTCGGCTCTATACACgtaaag GACCATGGTTTCGGATGTCCAATATTTCATACCCAGAAGTTACTGATTCTCAGCAGGCTATCATGGATCTTTCTg CAATGGGTTATATGTGCTCCTTTAAAGGAGTGGATGAACTACAAGAGAATGACATGgaaaagattttgaatttacTCACTGTGTCTGAGCTACGTGAAATTGCATCCATGTCCAAG AATGGTACTCGTGTTACAAGAAAACAGGATCTTATTGCATCTGTTTTTTCATCCTATGAAGATGGAGTAtg CCCATTCCTACCAATCGCTATATTGGATAGAACAGGAATTTGTATTAAGATATCTTCAAAAGCTGAGTCGCTTATCTGGCGCGCTGAG AGACTTTTCTTCCTGAATGGAGAGCAGGATCTGTCAGCATTCCTACTAGTTGATTTGGGCATCATCAAGTATCCAGCATACCACTGCATAATATCGGAACAAATTTTCTCAGCTCGAAGTGACGTTATAGCTTATGAAGAG GCAATTGAAGTGGCACAAATGATGGATGAATCTCTTGATGAAAACAAAAGTGAATCAGTACTTAGATGCATAAAGATAGCTGAGTCTCGCATGTCTCATACTAAAGCAAGTCACTCAACAGCCTCTGAATTGGTGACTGCTTTTTTCTCATGCTTTTCAGCATCCTGGGTATACTCTAAAGTGCTCTTTCTAGGAGTTTCTTTTCTTGAGCGCGAGCGGAG GTACATGGATGCAATTAATTTGTTGAAGAGgttgctttttattttcacttgtgATGGAAGAAGGGGGAACTGGACACTGAGATTGTCTATTGATTTGGAGCACGTGGGCTGTCCCAATGAGAGCCTTTTAGTTGCTGAAGATGGGTTATTGGATCCATGGGTACGTGCTGGTTCAAGAATGGCATTGCAAAGGCGCGTTCTTCGCCTGGGAAAACCACCAAGGCGCTGGAAAGCTCCTAGTTTCTCATTGTTTATAAAGAGGAAGATCAGAGAG GTTCATATTCAAGGAAGACCTTTGAACTGTGAAGCTGGAATAAAGAGCAGATTCTATGGAGAAGATGGGGCACAATGTGGAGTTGAGCAGCTTGCTTTACAGTATTATGCTGGTCAAGGTGGTGGATGGCAGGGTGTTCATACAGAAAGTGGAATTTGGTTAACAATTTTTGCGCTTCTTATGTGGGACATTATATTTTCTGATTTACCAAATGTCTTCCGCAACAGATTTCAG acTGCTCCCTTGGATTTAGAGACTGATAACTTCTATCCAGCAAGAAAGAGCCTTATAGAATCCCAGTTGCAGAAAATTTATGATGGCACGGCGGAGATGATCCTCATCACATCATGGGAATTGCATTCAGGAACAGCTTGTAGGGGTGTTAATTGGGACCGGCATTCTCTCCCGGAACTTCGAGCCGCTGTTACCTGCGTTGGAGGCCCTTGTTTGGCCTCTCTCTGCCGACACCTTGCTCAAGATTATCGGAGCTGGTCCAGTGGAATGCCAGATTTGTTGCTGTGGCGCTTCCATGGAGAATACAAAGGTGAAGCCAAGCTTGTTGAAGTTAAAGGCCCCAGGGATTGCCTCTCTGAGCAGCAACGAGCATGGTTGCTGCTACTAATGGATTGTGGGTTCAACACTGAAGTATGTAAAGTAAGCATTATGCCATTATCCACATGA